From the genome of Cytobacillus firmus, one region includes:
- a CDS encoding AbrB/MazE/SpoVT family DNA-binding domain-containing protein gives MYIKKLSKNGQILLPAALKKNLGVTDGEFVYIFHEARQLVISRHHEDDHLNKVIFRNGRFSIPMELRNMLKISAASQLRLEAHSEKGSISITNLDNMEDHDQFSYP, from the coding sequence TTGTATATTAAAAAATTATCCAAAAATGGCCAAATCTTACTGCCTGCAGCCCTTAAGAAAAATTTGGGTGTAACGGATGGGGAATTTGTATATATATTTCACGAAGCTCGCCAGCTTGTGATAAGCAGACACCATGAAGATGATCATTTAAATAAGGTGATTTTTAGGAACGGGAGGTTCTCTATCCCTATGGAACTGAGAAACATGCTAAAGATCTCCGCAGCCTCCCAATTAAGGTTAGAAGCTCATTCAGAAAAAGGCTCTATCTCAATTACAAATTTAGATAATATGGAAGATCATGACCAATTTAGTTATCCTTAA